The Lactuca sativa cultivar Salinas chromosome 2, Lsat_Salinas_v11, whole genome shotgun sequence genome includes a window with the following:
- the LOC111885281 gene encoding uncharacterized protein LOC111885281, whose translation MDLKEFKLFVAKLIEGSCDNVYYCTRNEPLAGGIRRIGNDADYYEFIETGYSDEAGRTMNVYIDHENEVVLDWANIEVLEDDEGHYSEPYVDDDKDSQLSDDIPCEHEADGYIPSLDKTVGDEFLHRVSGISKDKNDELETDEVETNNGDDKPVYPVHNENQKWDKMVPILGIRFSNPMELKICLTNYAVKNRYNLYYEKNDSQRLLVRCYKDSKNPSCPFRLWASWMSSERSFQIKSLVDDHNCSRVFKLGSIVTYKWIGKHFKNQLLKNPKMSIRKMKAKVSIKFNLIVSVTQCRNAMRYALDEIEGSLIEHYGKVWSYGEEIMRKNPGSTVKIDVNVMPDSTTYFSKMCVCFKGVKDGWIAACRRVIRVDGCFIKGICRGQLLVAMGRDANNHIFPIAWVVVVVENKETWRWFLDLLLDDIEMGIGHGLTLISDQHKVYFLL comes from the coding sequence ATGGATCTCAAAGAGTTTAAGTTGTTCGTTGCAAAGTTGATTGAAGGCAGTTGCGATAATGTATATTACTGCACTAGAAATGAACCATTGGCAGGGGGTATTAGGAGAATTGGGAATGATGCTGACTACTATGAGTTTATTGAAACGGGTTATAGTGATGAAGCTGGTCGAACAATGAATGTGTATATAGACCACGAAAATGAAGTTGTACTTGATTGGGCTAATATAGAAGTACTAGAAGATGATGAAGGGCATTATTCTGAGCCATACGTGGATGATGATAAAGATTCACAACTTTCTGATGATATTCCATGTGAGCATGAAGCAGATGGTTACATTCCTTCTCTTGACAAGACTGTTGGTGATGAATTCTTACACCGGGTGTCAGGTATTTCTAAGGATAAAAATGATGAGCTTGAAACTGATGAGGTTGAAACTAACAATGGGGATGACAAACCAGTGTACCCTGTCCATAATGAGAACCAGAAATGGGACAAAATGGTGCCAATTCTAGGTATAAGATTCTCTAACCCTATGGAATTGAAAATTTGTTTGACTAACTATGCAGTGAAGAATCGGTACAATCTTTATTATGAGAAAAATGATAGTCAAAGGTTATTAGTGAGATGTTATAAAGATAGCAAGAACCCATCTTGTCCTTTTAGACTGTGGGCTTCCTGGATGAGTAGTGAAAGGTCTTTCCAGATTAAGTCCTTAGTTGATGACCATAACTGTTCAAGAGTCTTCAAACTTGGTTCCATTGTAACATATAAATGGATTGGAAAGCATTTTAAGAATCAACTTTTGAAGAACCCCAAAATGAGCATAAGGAAAATGAAAGCCAAAGTGAGTATAAAGTTTAACTTGATTGTTAGTGTGACTCAATGTAGAAATGCTATGAGATATGCTTTGGATGAGATAGAGGGTAGTTTGATAGAACATTATGGTAAAGTATGGAGTTATGGTGAAGAAATAATGAGGAAAAATCCTGGTTCAACAGTAAAGATAGATGTGAATGTCATGCCTGATTCCACCACTTACTTTTCTAAAATGTGTGTTTGTTTTAAGGGTGTGAAGGATGGTTGGATTGCAGCATGTAGGAGGGTAATAAGGGTAGATGGTTGTTTTATAAAGGGTATATGTAGAGGCCAACTGTTAGTAGCTATGGGCAGGGATGCAAACAACCACATCTTCCCTATTGCATGGGTTGTGGTGGTAGTAGAAAATAAGGAAACATGGAGGTGGTTTCTTGACCTCCTATTGGATGACATTGAAATGGGAATTGGTCATGGATTGACCCTTATATCAGACCAACACAAGGTATATTTTCTTTTATGA
- the LOC111885280 gene encoding uncharacterized protein LOC111885280, with product MVSHEPNQGSVQPRSFLISLTNTTHHPTNTTHHHLLPLATTNHLSPPPTTQHHHPPTTTIYQPPSTTHHSSPPPPPTSTTIPPITPTTNHHPSPLPTFITYYRHLHHHPSQPTTTRNHHPPLQPITTNHHHNHPPPSTLPSSQSSTTTTSHHPQPLGTTTHHYPQSSPTTTCNHHHYYPLPLPITTTISCITHQNHMSPPSHHRLPPLITSTCLHHLSPLSHHHPPSATTNYHHFPPTSSPPITYHHHHPPLNITTRHHHIHHHPSSPTHQHHNHRAAQHNPYHHYYPPTHWLFSYI from the exons atggtctcacatgaacctaaccaggGGAGCGTCCAACCGAGATCATTTCTTATT tcACTAACCAACACCACTCACCATCCAACcaacaccacccaccaccacctcctaccACTCGCCACCACTAACCACCTATCTCCACCACCTACGACACAACACCACCatccacccaccaccaccatataCCAACCACCATCCACCACCCATcactcatcaccaccaccaccacccacctccacgACCATCCCACCCATTACCCCCACCActaaccaccacccatcaccactaccCACCTTTATCACCTATTACCGCCACCTCCACCATCATCCATCACAACCAACCACCACCCgtaaccaccacccaccactacAACCaatcaccaccaaccaccatcACAACCACCCACCTCCGTCAACCCTACCATCATCACAATCATCCACCACCACAACCAGCCATCACCCTCAACCACTTGGAACTACCACCCACCACTACCCCCAATCATCACCAACCACCACCTGCAACCACCATCACTACTACCCGCTTCCCCTacctatcaccaccaccatctcgtGCATCACCCATCAAAACCACATGTCACCACCATCTCACCACCGACTACCACCACTCATCACCTCCACCTGTCTCCATCACCTATCACCATTatcccaccaccacccaccatccGCCACCACCAACTACCACCACTTTCCACCAACATCATCACCACCCATtacctaccaccaccaccatcctcCACTAAACATCACCACACGTCACCACCACATACACCACCACCCGTCATCACCCACTCATCAACACCACAACCACCGAGCCGCCCAACATAACCCCTATCACCACTACTACCCACCAACCCATTGGTTGTTCtcgtatatataa